A single window of Penaeus chinensis breed Huanghai No. 1 chromosome 9, ASM1920278v2, whole genome shotgun sequence DNA harbors:
- the LOC125028769 gene encoding WD repeat-containing protein 54-like, translated as MYEREKTVMLGSSASLLPNNLCRIRRNGKVWAGVVHRDKLNIVCASEPEGEPRQMVANIGSSNTSTILQAAWVTLHGRELLVLATAAGVLIYEWDGSVLLHAHLLPTPLADASSSFTRGIAALYSGVVCVGVHTGEILTLPVTEDGTVGEGERVRYHARPVTALAAHGLVLVSADDQGTIVVAEDVEGLRKLCLIETYNETAVTCLKAWAGQIVAGYLSGHIRIFNLHDGRIQAEVCAHVRAVSGLDIAVESGLLITSAEDTYVRVWQLGKIDVPIEHKYSFSERDTSLCGVAFTDDLGAGYLTTGYDRLDLLCYAM; from the exons GTCTGGGCCGGCGTCGTGCACAGAGACAAGCTGAACATTGTGTGTGCTTCCGAGCCTGAAGGTGAACCAAGGCAGATGGTAGCAAACATTGGCTCATCAAACACCTCCACTATATTACag GCTGCATGGGTGACTCTCCACGGGCGTGAACTCCTGGTTTTGGCAACGGCGGCGGGCGTCCTGATCTACGAGTGGGATGGATCCGTGCTCCTTCACGCCCATCTGCTGCCCACGCCGCTCGCAGACGCCTCGTCCTCATTTACACGAGGGATCGCTGCACTGTACAGCggcgttgtgtgtgtgg GCGTGCATACAGGCGAAATCCTCACTCTCCCTGTGACCGAAGACGGCACagtaggcgagggagagagagtgaggtaccACGCCCGTCCTGTGACCGCCCTCGCCGCCCATGGCCTCGTCCTCGTCAGCGCCGACGACCAAGGGACTATTGTGGTGGCCGAGGATGTGGAGGGACTGAGGAAATTGTGTCTGATTGAGACATATAACGA AACTGCCGTGACGTGCCTCAAAGCCTGGGCAGGTCAGATTGTGGCGGGATACCTGTCAGGACACATCAGGATATTCAATCTTCATGATGGCAGGATACAGGCTGAG gTCTGCGCCCACGTACGGGCGGTATCTGGCCTGGACATCGCCGTGGAGTCGGGTCTTCTGATCACGTCGGCGGAAGACACCTACGTCAGAGTGTGGCAGCTCGGCAAGATCGACGTCCCT ATCGAGCATAAGTACAGTTTCAGCGAGCGAGACACCTCCCTCTGCGGCGTGGCGTTCACAGACGATCTCGGGGCAGGGTACCTCACTACAGGCTACGATCGCCTCGACCTGCTGTGCTACGCTATgtaa